A window from Erythrolamprus reginae isolate rEryReg1 chromosome 9, rEryReg1.hap1, whole genome shotgun sequence encodes these proteins:
- the TMEM130 gene encoding transmembrane protein 130 isoform X3 — MDRQPQLPKDLECSRHCSPMSNRGQQQPTGGFCSSRMETRRYKRGRSQRGCPENGTFHHGVEVAGERPGRAGNSSPPLGLCWLIKTECIPLGGDQCHLVVMNSTQYYLNATFKNAGQYCLSIRVENRVNILQSYQEIQIRPYGIPPVFFILPCVVLLLATLGLAIYMTFRRPLQQKDLVEVADFDFSPTSTKKPSSARWSWGATCCQTCSLWSSPEPCQCHPAKEHHRLLQPLCKSRQPYSA; from the exons ATGGACCGGCAGCCTCAGCTACCGAAGGACCTGGAATGCAGCAGGCACTGTTCTCCAATGTCCAACAGAGGTCAGCAGCAGCCAACCGGCGGTTTTTGCTCCTCGAG GATGGAGACAAGAAGATACAAGCGTGGCAGATCCCAAAGAGGTTGTCCAGAAAATGGGACATTTCATCATGGCGTTGAAGTTGCTGGAGAAAGACCAGGCAGAGCGGGAAACTCAAG TCCTCCTCTGGGTTTATGCTGGTTGATCAAGACGGAGTGTATCCCGCTTGGGGGAGACCAGTGCCATCTAGTGGTGATGAACAGCACGCAATACTATCTGAACGCCACCTTCAAGAATGCTGGACAATACTGCCTTAGTATCCGCGTGGAGAACCGGGTGAACATCTTGCAGTCTTACCAGGAGATTCAAATAAGGCCCTACG GCATCCCCCCGGTTTTCTTCATCCTGCCCTGTGTCGTCCTTTTGCTGGCCACGCTGGGTTTAGCCATCTACATGACCTTTCGGCGCCCCTTGCAGCAGAAGGATTTGGTGGAG GTTGCTGATTTCGACTTTTCCCCGACCTCCACCAAGAAGCCGTCCAGCGCCCGGTGGAGCTGGGGCGCGACTTGCTGCCAAACCTGCTCCCTTTGGTCATCTCCGGAGCCTTGCCAATGCCACCCAGCCAAAGAGCACCACCGCCTCCTTCAGCCCCTCTGCAAATCCAGACAGCCCTACAGTGCctga
- the TMEM130 gene encoding transmembrane protein 130 isoform X2 has protein sequence MALPFSPLGLAQVVLGVLFLATTKAAGWRQEDTSVADPKEVVQKMGHFIMALKLLEKDQAERETQDAITSINITGATEACVMENLNLSLHIQGSPPLGLCWLIKTECIPLGGDQCHLVVMNSTQYYLNATFKNAGQYCLSIRVENRVNILQSYQEIQIRPYGIPPVFFILPCVVLLLATLGLAIYMTFRRPLQQKDLVEVADFDFSPTSTKKPSSARWSWGATCCQTCSLWSSPEPCQCHPAKEHHRLLQPLCKSRQPYSA, from the exons ATGGCGCTGCCCTTTTCTCCCCTGGGTTTAGCCCAGGTGGTTTTGGGGGTGCTGTTTTTGGCCACCACCAAAGCTGCAG GATGGAGACAAGAAGATACAAGCGTGGCAGATCCCAAAGAGGTTGTCCAGAAAATGGGACATTTCATCATGGCGTTGAAGTTGCTGGAGAAAGACCAGGCAGAGCGGGAAACTCAAG ATGCTATAACAAGCATTAACATCACAGGCGCCACCGAGGCTTGCGTCATGGAAAACTTAAATTTATCTCTGCATATCCAAGGGAG TCCTCCTCTGGGTTTATGCTGGTTGATCAAGACGGAGTGTATCCCGCTTGGGGGAGACCAGTGCCATCTAGTGGTGATGAACAGCACGCAATACTATCTGAACGCCACCTTCAAGAATGCTGGACAATACTGCCTTAGTATCCGCGTGGAGAACCGGGTGAACATCTTGCAGTCTTACCAGGAGATTCAAATAAGGCCCTACG GCATCCCCCCGGTTTTCTTCATCCTGCCCTGTGTCGTCCTTTTGCTGGCCACGCTGGGTTTAGCCATCTACATGACCTTTCGGCGCCCCTTGCAGCAGAAGGATTTGGTGGAG GTTGCTGATTTCGACTTTTCCCCGACCTCCACCAAGAAGCCGTCCAGCGCCCGGTGGAGCTGGGGCGCGACTTGCTGCCAAACCTGCTCCCTTTGGTCATCTCCGGAGCCTTGCCAATGCCACCCAGCCAAAGAGCACCACCGCCTCCTTCAGCCCCTCTGCAAATCCAGACAGCCCTACAGTGCctga
- the TMEM130 gene encoding transmembrane protein 130 isoform X1: MDRQPQLPKDLECSRHCSPMSNRAEQTAKEIPSRSYLPLNGAALFSPGFSPGGFGGAVFGHHQSCRMETRRYKRGRSQRGCPENGTFHHGVEVAGERPGRAGNSSPPLGLCWLIKTECIPLGGDQCHLVVMNSTQYYLNATFKNAGQYCLSIRVENRVNILQSYQEIQIRPYGIPPVFFILPCVVLLLATLGLAIYMTFRRPLQQKDLVEVADFDFSPTSTKKPSSARWSWGATCCQTCSLWSSPEPCQCHPAKEHHRLLQPLCKSRQPYSA, encoded by the exons ATGGACCGGCAGCCTCAGCTACCGAAGGACCTGGAATGCAGCAGGCACTGTTCTCCAATGTCCAACAGAG CTGAGCAGACAGCAAAAGAGATTCCCTCCCGAAGCTACCTTCCCCTAAATGGCGCTGCCCTTTTCTCCCCTGGGTTTAGCCCAGGTGGTTTTGGGGGTGCTGTTTTTGGCCACCACCAAAGCTGCAG GATGGAGACAAGAAGATACAAGCGTGGCAGATCCCAAAGAGGTTGTCCAGAAAATGGGACATTTCATCATGGCGTTGAAGTTGCTGGAGAAAGACCAGGCAGAGCGGGAAACTCAAG TCCTCCTCTGGGTTTATGCTGGTTGATCAAGACGGAGTGTATCCCGCTTGGGGGAGACCAGTGCCATCTAGTGGTGATGAACAGCACGCAATACTATCTGAACGCCACCTTCAAGAATGCTGGACAATACTGCCTTAGTATCCGCGTGGAGAACCGGGTGAACATCTTGCAGTCTTACCAGGAGATTCAAATAAGGCCCTACG GCATCCCCCCGGTTTTCTTCATCCTGCCCTGTGTCGTCCTTTTGCTGGCCACGCTGGGTTTAGCCATCTACATGACCTTTCGGCGCCCCTTGCAGCAGAAGGATTTGGTGGAG GTTGCTGATTTCGACTTTTCCCCGACCTCCACCAAGAAGCCGTCCAGCGCCCGGTGGAGCTGGGGCGCGACTTGCTGCCAAACCTGCTCCCTTTGGTCATCTCCGGAGCCTTGCCAATGCCACCCAGCCAAAGAGCACCACCGCCTCCTTCAGCCCCTCTGCAAATCCAGACAGCCCTACAGTGCctga